A window of Nonomuraea angiospora genomic DNA:
GCACGTCTACCTGGTCTGCGCCACCGGGCTCACCGGGGCCCAGCTGCTGGCCAGGCTGCGCGAGCGGCTGGGCAACGACGAGGAGAGCGAGCGGGCGGCCGTGCGGGGCGAGCTGGCCGCGATCACCGCGCTGCGGCTGCGCAAGCTCATGAAGGAGGGGACATGAGCTTCTCGACGCACGTGCTGAACGCGGTCACCGGGCTGCCCGCGCGGGGCGTCCACGTCCGGCTGGAGCACGAGGGCCGGGTGGTGGCCGAGGGGCACACCGACGACGACGGGCGCATCAAGGGCTGGAACCCGGGCGCCGGCGTCCACCGGGTCGTCTTCGACACCGGGGCCTATCTGGAGGAGACGTTCTACCCCGAGGTCGTCGTCACCTTCACCGTCGCCGACCCCGAACGGCACCACCACGTGCCCCTGCTGCTCAGCCCGTACGCCTACTCCACCTACCGAGGGAGCTAGATGTCCATCAAGCTCGGACCCAACCGCTACGGCAAGGCGGAGACCAGGCTCGTCCGCGTGGTCAGGGACGGCCCCGTCCACCACGTCAAGGACCTCAACGTCAGCACCTCCCTCTCCGGCGACATGGAGGCCGTCCACCTGACCGGCGACAACGCCGCCGTCCTGCCCACCGACACGCAGAAGAACACCGCGTACGCGCTGGCGAAGAAGCACGGCGTCGGCCAGATCGAGGAGTTCGCCCTCCTGCTGGCCGGGCACTTCGTGGACGGGCAGCCGACCGTCCACCACGCCAGGGTCGAGATCGACGAGTACGGGTGGACCCGCCGCGGGCCGCACTCGTTCGTCCGCGACGGCGGCGAGGTGCGCACGTGCGTCGTCCACCGCGACCGGGACGGCCGCTCCACCGTGGTGTCCGGGCTCAAGGACCTGGTGCTGATGAACACGACCGGCTCGGAGTTCCACGGCTACATCGTGGACGAGTACACCACGCTGCCGCCCACCACCGACCGCGTCCTGGCCACCGCCGTCGCCGCGCGCTGGCGGCACGCGGGGGACACGCCCTCGTACGGCAAGTCGTACGAGCAGGTGCGGCAGTGCCTGCTGGACGCGTTCGCCGACACCCACAGCCTGTCGCTCCAGCAGACCCTCTACGCCATGGGCGAGCGCGCCCTGAACACCTGTCCCGAGATCTGCGAGATCCGGCTCGCGATGCCGAACAAGCACCACTTCGCCGTGGACCTGTCGCCGTTCGGCCTGGACAACGAGAACGAGGTCTTCCACGCCGCCGACCGCCCCTACGGGCTGATCGAGGGCAGCGTGCTGCGGGAGGACGCACCCGGCGCCGGATTCGCCTGGGAGTAGGAGACATGGACTTCTTGCGACCCACGACGTGGGAGGAAGCGCTGGCCGCCAAGGCGGACCGGCCCGACGCGGTGCCCATCCAGGGCGGCACCGACGTCATGGTGGAGATCAACATGGACGTGCGCAGGCCCGCCGCGCTGCTCGACCTCAACCAGGTGGCCGAGCTGCGGGAGTGGGCCATGGTGGGCGGCACGGTGAGCGGCACGGTGGGCGGCACGGCGGGCGGCATGTGCCGGGTCGGGGCCGCGGTGCCGTACGCGCGGATCATCGAGGAGCTGGCCGGGCCGCTGCCGGGGCTCGCCCAGGCCGCGCGCACGGTCGGCTCGCCGCAGATCCGCAACCGCGGCTCCGTCGGCGGCAACCTCGGCGCGGCCTCGCCCGCCGGCGACAGCCACCCGCCGCTGCTGGCGGCCGGCGCGGTGGTCGAGGCGGAGTCGCGCGAGCGCGGCGTCAGGATGATCCCGGCCGACGAGTTCTACCTGGGGGTCAAGCGCAGCGCGCTGGAGCCGGACGAGCTGATCAGGGCCGTCCACGTCAGGCCCGCGACCGGCCCCCAGTACTTCTCCAAGGTCGGCACGCGCAACGCCATGGTGATCGCGGTGTGCTCGTTCGCGATCGCGCTGCACCCGGGCGAGCGGCGGGTCGGCACGGGGATCGGCTCCGCGGCGCCCACGCCGCGCCGGGCGCTGGAGGCCGAGGAGCTGCTGGCCCGCGAGCTGGACTGGACGGCGCCGCTCGACCCGGCGCTGAGCAGGCGATTCGGCGAGCTGTGCGCGGCGGCCGCGGCGCCGATCGACGACGTACGGGGCAAGGCCGCCTACCGGGTGCACGCCATCGGCGTGATGGCCCGCCGCACGCTGGCCTGGGCCTGGAACGACCATCTGGGAAGGAGGGCCGCCTGATGCGCGTCACCTTCACCGTCAACGGCCGCGAGGAGATCGCCGACGACGTCTGGGAAGGCGAGAGCCTGCTGTACGTGCTGCGCGAGCGCGTCGGGCTCCCCGGCTCCAAGAACGCCTGCGAGCAGGGCGAGTGCGGATCCTGCACGGTCTATCTCGACGGCGTGCCGGTCTGCTCCTGCCTGGTCGCCGCCGGGCAGGCCGAGGGGCGTCAGGTGCGCACCGTCGAAGGGCTGGCCGAGGAGGACCGGCTCGACCCGGTCCAGCAGGCGTTCGTGGAGTGCGGGGCCGTGCAGTGCGGGTTCTGCACGCCGGGGCTGCTGGTGCAGGCGCACGACCTGATCGCGCGGGTGGAGCGGCCCTCCGACGCGGAGATCAGGGAGGCGCTGGCCGGGAACCTGTGCCGGTGCACCGGCTACGAGAAGATCATCGAAGCGGTGCGGCTGGCCGCCGAGCGGAAGGCGGCCGCCGGGTGAGCCTGCTCATCGAGAACGTCCACATCGCGCCGGTCGCCGGCCCGGAGATCCGGTCCGGCTACATCAGGATCGAGGGGGACCGGATCGCCGAGCTAGGCCCCGGGCCGGCGCCCGTCGATCCGGGCGCGGCCCGGATCGACGGCACCGGCTGCCTGGCCACCCCCGGCCTGGTCAACACCCACCACCATCTCTACCAGTGGGCCTCGCAGGGCCTGGCCCAGGACGCGACGCTGTTCGAGTGGCTGGTCGCGCTCTACCAGGTGTGGGCCGCCATGGACGCCGAAGTGGTCAACGGGGCGGCCACGGCGGGCCTCGGCTGGCTGGCGCTGTCGGGCTGCACCACCTCCAGCGACCACCACTACCTCTTCCCCAAGGGAAGGGGCGACCTGTTCGCGGCAGAGATCGAGGCCGCCCGCGAGGTGGGCATCCGCTTCCACCCCGCCCGCGGCTCGATGGACCGGGGCGAGTCGCAGGGCGGGCTGCCGCCGGACGTCGTGGTCGAGGCGCTGGACGAGATCCTGGCCGCCACGTCGGAGGCGGTGGACGCCTACCACGACCCGTCCTTCTCCTCGATGCTGCGGATCGCGGTCGCGCCGTGCTCGCCGTTCTCCTGCAGCGCCGAGCTGATGACCGAGTCCGCCGCCCTGGCCAGGGCCAAGGGCGTCCGCCTGCACACGCACGTCGCCGAGACCTCGGACGAGGACGAGCACTGCCTGGCCCAGTTCGGGCTGCGGCCCGTGGACTACATGGAGAAGCTGGGCTGGCTGGGGCCCGACGTGTGGTTCGCGCACTCCGTACACCTCAGCGACGACGACATCGGCAAGCTCGCCGCCACCGGCACGGGCTCGGCGCACTGCCCCTCGTCGAACGGCCGGCTCGGCGCCGGCATCGCCCGCGTCTCCGAGATGCTGCGCCGCGGCGCGAACGTGGGCCTCGGCGTGGACGGCAGCGCCTCCTCCGAGCTGACGCCGCTCGTGGGAGAGCTGCGGCAGGCCCTGCTGTTCCAGCGCGCCAGGTACGGCCCCCAGGCGCTCACGGCCCGCCAGGCCCTCGAGATCGCCACGCTCGGCGGGGCCCGCAACCTCGGCCGCGAGCACGAACTCGGCACCCTCGAACCCGGCAAGCTGGCCGACCTCGCCCTGTGGCGCGTCGACGGCCCCTTCACCTCGGCGGTGGCCGACCCCGTCTGCGCGCTCGTCTTCGGCCCCCCGCCGCCCCTGGCGCGGGTGCTGGTCGGCGGCCGGGTCGTGGTCGAGGACGGCGAGCTGAGGACCGTCGCCCAGGACGCCGCCGGGCGCGCGGGCGCCGAGGCCCACCGCCGGCTGATGCGGCTGGCGGACGAACGCGGCCTGACCGCCGCCAAGGAGCTCCACTGACCGGGAGACTAGGGTGGGAATGTCCCGAACGAGCAGGAAGGCGATCCCGTGCCCGAGGAACTCCCCGACGAGCGGCTGGCGCAGCTCAAGAGCACTTTCGCGTCGATCGACACCGACGGCGACGGCTACATCAGCGAGGCCGAGCTGAAGCGGCACTTCCCTGGCCTCCCGGCGGAGGCGCTGGGGGCGATGAGCCAGGCCGCCGACTCCGACCAGGACGGCCGCTACTCGCTGGAGGAGTTCATCCGCACGGTCTCCTGACCCTCCGGGCGGTCTCCGGAACGGGCCCCGGACGGCCCGCGCGGCGCGGGGATGTGATGATGAGTCACGCCTTCCTGCCCGCTCGCACCGGGCAGGAAGGCGTGTCAGGACATTGTTCACCATCCTGTAGGGGTTCGTAGTGGTTCAGCAGGTTCTGGTCGCCCCCGACAAGTTCAAGGGGTCGCTGACGGCGGCCGAGGTGGCCGCCCGGGTCTCGGCCGGGCTCGGCGTGCCCACGGTGGAGCTGCCGGTGGCCGACGGAGGCGACGGCACCGTGGACGCGGCCGTGGCCGGCGGGTTCAGCCGGGTCACGATCGAGGTCACCGGGCCCACCGGCGAGCGGATCTCCGCCTCGTACGCCTGGCAGGACGCCGGCGCGACGGCGGTGGTGGAGCTGGCCGAGGCGTCGGGGCTGCGCCGCCTGCCCGGCGGGCACGAGCCGCTGACCGCCACCAGCCACGGCACGGGTGAGCTGATCGCGGACGCTGTGCGCCGGGGCGCCAAGCGCGTGGTCCTGGGGCTGGGCGGGAGCGCCTGCACCGACGGGGGAGCGGGCATGGCGCAGGCGCTCGGCGCGCGCCTGCTGGACGCCGACGGCGACGACCTCCCCCGGGGCGGGGCCGCGCTGAAGGGGCTCGCCCGGATCGACCTGTCGGGGTTCGTGGACGTCTCCGGCGTGGAGTTCGTGGTGGCCAGCGACGTGGACAACCCGCTCCTCGGCCCGCACGGCGCCGCCGCCGTCTACGGGCCCCAGAAGGGCGCCACCCCCGACGACGTCAGGACGCTGGAGGCCGGTCTGGCCCGGCTGGCCGCCGTCGCCACGGCCACCCACGGGCTGATGGGCGCGGTCGAGCACGACGACACGCCGCGCGCGATGGGCGTGGCGGGCGCGCCGGGGGCGGGGGCGGCCGGCGGGGTGGGGTTCGCCGCGCTGGCGTTCCTGCACGCCGAGCTGCGGCCCGGCATCGGCTACCTGCTCGACCTGCTCGGGTTCGGCGAGCTGGTCAAGGACGCGCGGCTGGTGATCACGGGCGAGGGCTCGCTGGACGAGCAGTCCCTGCGCGGCAAGGCCCCCGTCGGGGTGGCGCGGGCCGCGGCCGAGGCGGGCGTCCCCGTGGTGGCCGTCTGCGGGCGCCGCACGCTCACCGACGAGGAGCTGCGGGCGGCCGGCATCGAGGCCGCCTACGCCCTCACCGACCTCGAACCCGACCCCGAACGCTGCATGGCCGAGGCCGGGCCCCTGCTCGAACGCCTGGCCGCGCGGCTGGCCGCCGTCCATCTCCAAGGGGACTAGATGATCGATCTGGTGATCCGATCCCGCCGCACCGTCACCCCCGAGGGTGAGCGGGCGGCGGCGGTGGCCGTGCGCGGCGAGAAGATCGCGGGCCTGTACGACTACGCCGCCCCGCTCGACGCCGCCGAGGACATCGACCTGCGCGACCTGGCCCTGCTCCCCGGCCTGGTCGACACCCACGTTCATGTCAACGAGCCGGGGCGGACGCACTGGGAGGGGTTCGGCTCGGCGACCAGGGCGGCCGCCGCCGGAGGCGTCACCACGATCCTCGACATGCCGCTCAACTCCCTCCCGCCCACCGTGAACGTGCCCGCCTTCGAGGCCAAGCTGCGGGCCGCCGAGGGCCAGTGCCACGTGGACGTGGGCTTCTGGGGCGGGGCCGTGCCGGGCAACGTCAAGGACCTCGCGCCCCTGCGCGAGCGCGGTGTCTACGGGTTCAAGTGCTTCATGTCGCCGTCGGGGGTGGAGGAGTTCCCGCCGCTCGGCGACTCCGAGCTGCGGGAGGCGCTGGCCGAGGTGGCCGCGGTCGGCGGGGTGATGGTGGTGCACGCCGAGGACCCGGCGCTGCTCTTGGAGCCGGCCGGGCCGACGTACCGGGAGTTCCTGGAGTCGCGGCCGGGAGAGTCGGAACGCAGCGCCGTCGCGCGGGTGGTGGAGCTGGCGGCGCTGACCGGCGCCCGGGTGCACATCCTGCACGTCTCCAGCGCCTCCTGCCTGGAGGTGCTGGAGTCGGCGCGGGCCGAGGGGGTGGCGGTCACGGCGGAGACGTGTCCCCACTACCTGACGCTGGCGGCCGAGCGGGTGCCCGAGGGGGCGACCGCGTACAAGTGCTGCCCGCCCATCCGCTCCGAGGCCAACCGCGACCTGCTGTGGGACGGGCTGGCCAGGGGCGTGCTGAGCTGCGTCGTGTCCGACCACTCGCCCTCGACCGCCGACCTCAAGGTGCCTGACTTCGCCGCCGCCTGGGGCGGCATCGCCTCGCTCCAGCTCGAGCTGCCGGCGGTCTGGACGGAGGCGTCGCGGAGGGGGTACGGGCTGGGGGACGTGGTGCGCTGGATGTCAGCCAATCCGGCGACGATGGCCGAAATTTCCGGAAAAGGCGGGATAAAGCCGGGTAATGATGCCGATCTGGTGGCATTTGACCCGGCCGCCGACAACCCCGTGGACGCCGCGCGCCTGCACCACAAGAACCCGGTCACCCCGTACCACGGCCGGGTCCTCAAGGGCGCCGTCCTGACCACCTGGCTGCGCGGGCGGCCCGTGGACGACGTGCCGCACGGACGATTCCTGTTGGGAGAGCAGTAGATTTGCCAGGCTTCAGCACCCTTCCCGACCTTGCCCTGCGCACGCTGGGCGGCTCCGTCGTGGCGGCCAGCGACGAGTCGTTCGCGGAGAAGGAGAGCCTGATCCGGCCGGGGCGGCCCGGCTTCCAGGCGGAGACGTTCGGGAACAAGGGCCAGGTCTACGACGGGTGGGAGACCCGCCGGCGCCGCTCACCCGGCCACGACTGGGCCCTGGTACGGCTCGGCGTCCCCGGCGTGATCCGGGGCGTGGTGATCGACACGGCCTGGTTCAAGGGCAACTACCCGCCCCACGCCTGCGTCGAGGCGGCCTCGGTCGAGGGCCACCCCTCCCCGGACGAGCTCGAGGCCGCTCAGTGGACGGAGATCGTGCCCCGGTCCGAGCTCACCGGCGACAGCGAGCACCACTTCGCCGTCACCGACGAGCGCCGGTTCACCCACGTGCGGCTGAACATCTTCCCCGACGGCGGCGTCGCCCGCCTCCGGGTGCACGGGGAGGCCCGGCCCGACCTGTCCGTGTACGACGGGCTCGGCCTCGACCTGGCCGCGCTCGCGAACGGCGCCCTGGTCACCGCCTGCTCCGACGAGTTCTACTCGGCCCCCAACAACGTCATCGCCCCCGGCCTGGCCCGCCACCAGGCAGAGGGCTGGGAGACCGCCCGCCGCCGCGGCGAGGGGAACGACTGGCTGGTCATCCGGCTGGCCGGGCGCGGCGTGATCGGGCTGGCCGAGATCGACACCACGAACCTGCTGTTCAACGCGCCGGGCGCGGTCTCGCTGACGGGTCTGGACGGTGACCGGGAGGTGGAGCTCCTCCCGAGGACCCGCCTGCAGCCCGACACCCCGCACCGCTTCCGCCTGGCCCACCCGGACCCGGTCACGCACGTACGAGTGGACATCTACCCGGACGGCGGCCTCGCCCGCGTCCGCCTCCACGGCCACCTCGCCACCCCCTGACCGCCCGCGCCTGGCCTGCGGCCTGGGTGGGCGGACTTCAGGCATCGTGCGATCGCCCTCATCCGCCCTCACCTCCCGAAGGGACCGCACCCCTCGCCCAAGGCGGGCCTCACTGCCAGAGGACGACCGTGCTCCCCTGCGGCCGCTCGCTGTTGGGCAGCGGCCGCTGGAACTGGACCACCCCGCGGTTGCCCAGCCGCTGCACCCGCACCTTGAACCCCAGTGCCTCTAACTCCGCCTTGGCGTCCCCGATATTCTTTCCGATCACCGCCGGAACCAGGGCGAACTGCTGGTCGTCGCGGGCCTGGTTGTCCCCGTTGCGGTTGAGCCAGTCCCAGAAGTCCCGCTGGCACCGCGCCACCGTGATCATGACCTGCGCGCCCTTGTCCACCTCGGACTTGGCCTTGGGCGTCTGCGCGATGACCGTGCACGGCTCGGCGTCGTCGTCCACCTCGTTGACCTGCACCTGGAAGCCCAGGCCGCCGAGATATTGGGCGGCCTCGTCCTTGGGCATGTTGTCGACGTCAGGCATGACCATCCCGGCACTGACGTAGATGTCGACCCTGGCGCTCTGGCGCACCTTCTCGCCGACCTGCGGCGAGGTGCGGATGACCTTGTCCCGCTCGATCTCCTGGTTGGCCAGCCGCTTGACGACGCCCACGGTCAGCCCGGCCTCGGCGATCTTGGCGCGGGCCTGGTCGCCGGTCATGCCCTCGGTGTTGGGCACGACGATGCGCCTGGGCCCGAGCGAGGGGACCAGCGTGATCGTGGTGCCCTTCTCCACCTCGGCGCCGAACGCCGGGTCGGTGCGCAGGATCAGGCCCGCGGCCGTCTTCTCGTCGTTGCGGCCTTCGGCTTCCTGCACCTTGAGCCCGGCCGCGGCCGCGCTCTTCCTGGCCAGCGCCAGGTTCTTGCCGACCAGGTCGGGCACGGAGACCATCTCGGGCTGCGCGAAGTACCAGCCGGTCACCCCGACCGCGACCACCATCACTCCGGCGAGCAGCACCAGGAACCAGTGGGGCTTGAACCCCGCCCGCCGCGCCGGAGGCGGCACCTCCGTCCGCGGCTGGATCATGGTGTGGGCGGGGGCGGGCTGGGGCATCGAGGCGGCGCCGGAGGCGTTGAAGACCTGCGTCCGCGCGTGTGGGGCCGCAGAGGGCCCCTGCGGGTGTGAGCCCGGCGGGTTGGTCAGGCGCGGCAGCATCCGGTGCGTCTCGACGGCGGCCACGAGCATCGCGGTCGCGTCGGCGGGGCGCTGGTCCGGCTCGCGGGCCGTCGCCTGGGCCACCAGCGTGTCGATCAGCGGCGGCACGTCGTGGACGACCGACGACGGCGCGGGCACGGTGTCGTGGACGTGCCGGTAGGCCACCGACATGGGCGTCGCGCCGTCATACGGCTGCTGGCCGGTGACCAGCTCGAACAGCATGATGCCCGCGGCGTAGACGTCGCTGCGCACGTCGGCGGCGCCGGTGGTGACCTGCTCGGGCGCCATGTAGCCGATGGTGCCGATCATCACGCCGGTGCGGGTCTGGTTGGTGGCCTCGATGGCCCGGGCCAGGCCGAAGTCGACGACCTTGACCCGGCCGTCGTCGGTCATCAGGACGTTCTCCGGCTTGACGTCGCGGTGGACCATCCCGGCCTGGTGGGCCGCGCCGAGGGCGGCGAGCACCGGGATCATGATCTCCAGCGCCTCGCGGGCGGGCAGCCTGCCGCGCTCGCGCAGGATGTCGCGCAGCGTCTTGCCGGGCACGTACTCCATCGACAGGTAGACGACATCGGTGTCGGTGCCCTGGTCGAAGACGTGCACCACGTTGGGATGGGAGAGGCGGGCAACCGACTTGGCCTCGCCGATGAACCTGCGCACGAACGCGGGGTCCTCGGCCAGCGAGCGGTGCATGACCTTCAGCGCCACCGTCCGGTCCAGGCGGACGTCCAGCGCGAGGTAGACGGTCGCCATACCGCCCCGGGCGATCCGGCTCTCGATGCGGTAGCGCCCATCGAGGAGCCGCCCGACCAGGGGGTCCGCAGTCGTCGTATCCACCCCGCTGAGTTTACGGGCGTTTTGCCACTGGGAGGGCCTCGCCGCCCGAAACCGATGCTGAGACGTTCCCGTTGGAACGTCCCAGCTCCCCACGCGTCACTCGGGTCAGCGAGTCATCGGAACTCGGGCCGGGGGCCATCGGAACTCGGGCCGGGGATCATCGGAACTCGGGCCGGGGGCCATCGGCACTCGGGTCAGGGGGTCATCGGTGAGGACGCCTCGGCGTAGCGCCTGCGCGGGATGCGGCCCGCCAGCCGCGCCAGCCGTCCGGCCTCCACGGCCTGCTTCATGGCGAGCGCCATGAGCTCGGGCTGCTGCGCCCTGGTGACCGCCGTGGCCAGCATCACGGCGGCGCAGCCCAGCTCCATCGCCAGCGCGGCGTCGCTGGCCGTGCCGATGCCCGCGTCGAGCACCACCGGCACGGACACGGCCTCGACGATCAGCTCGATGCTGTGCGGGTTGCGGATGCCGAGGCCCGAGCCGATCGGCCCGCCCAGCGGCATCACCGCCGAGCAGCCCGCCTGTTCCAGCCGCCGCGCCAGCGCGGGGTCGTCCCCGATGTACGGCAGCACCACGAACCCGTCGGCCACCAGCCGCTCGGCCGCGTCGAACGTCTCGATCGGGTCGGGCAGCAGGGTCCGCTCGTCGGCGATGACCTCGACCTTGATCCAGTTGGTGCCGAGGGCCTCCCTGGCCAGCCGCGCCGTCAGCACGGCCTCGCCCGCCGTGAAGCAGCCCGCGGTGTTGGGGAGCACCTTGATGTCCCGCTTGCGCAGCACGTCCAGGACCGAACCCCGGGCGCTCGGGTCGAGCCGCCGGATCGCCACCGTGGTCAGCTCGGTGCCGGACGCGGCCAGGGCCTGGTCGAGCACCTCCAGCGAGGGCGCGCCGCCGGTGCCCATGATGAGCCGGGAGGAGAAGCTCTCCCCGGCGATGATCAGATCATCCACCTTGCACCGCCGTCAGAACCTCCACCCGGTCACGGTCGCTGAGCGCCGTCGTCTCCCACGAGCTCCGCGTGACCACCTCGTCGTTGACGGCCACGGCCACCCCGGTGGTGGCCGTGGTCAATGTGCGTACGGCCTGCGCCACGGTCATGCCGTCGGCCACCTCGTGCGAGGCCCCGTTGATCATCACAATCATGAAATATCCCGAAATCTCCCGGGCGAGCACATTGCCGCGAGCTCGCCCTCTTCGCCCAGCAGGATGTCCGCCGTGAGCGGCGCCAGCAGCACGCCGCCCCGGTGATGGCCGGTGGCCAGCGCCAGCCCCGGGGTGCCGCTCGGGCCGATGAGCGGCAGGTTGTCCGGCGTGCCCGGCCGCAGCCCGGCCACCACGTCGGAGACCTCCAGCTCGGTGATGCCCGGCACCAGCTCCCGGGCGTCGCGCAGCAGCTCGTAGAGCCCGCCCGCGGTCACCCTGGTGTCGAAGCCCATCTCCTCCTGGGTGGCCCCGACCACCAGCTCGCCGTCGCCCCGGGGGACGAGGTAGACCGGCGTGCCGTGCACCGTGCCCCGGACGCACCGGGTGAGCAGCGGCTGCGGCGAACGCAACCGCATGATCTGCCCCTTGACCGGCCGGACCGGCACCTCGGCCAGCCCGGCGCTCCACGCCCCGGCCGCCAGGATCACCCGATCCGCCCGCAGCTCGGCCCGCCCGTCGTCGTCGCCGGGCGGCTCCAGGCGTACCCCTGTGACCTGGCCCCCTGTGACCTGGCCCCCTGTGACCTGGCCGCCTGTGACCTGGCCCCCTGTGACCTGGCCGCCTGTGACCTGGCCGCCGTCGCGCAGCAGCTCGGCGACGCGCGCCCGTACGAGCCGGACTCCCCGCCGGTCGAGCGCGGCGAGCAGCGCCGCCGTCACGCGGCGCGGGTCCACCCAGGAGTCGCCGGCGGCCAGCAGCCCGCCCCGCACCGAGGGGGCCAGCATGGGCTCCAGCCGGCGGCACTCGCGGCCGGTCAGCCGCTGGACGGGCAGCTCCAGCTTCTCCAGGTACGCGGCCAGCTCGTCCAGCGCGGCCAGGTCGTCCGCCCCGAACGCCACGTCGAGCGTCCCCTCGGAGCGCAGGTCCAGGGCCTCGGCGCCGGGCAGCCCCGCGTCGGCGGCCAGCTCGGCGGCGAAGCCGGGCCAGCGGCGCAGCGAGGCCACGCCGAGCCGCAGCAGCGGCACCTCCGTGTAGGTGACCTCGCTGACCGGCGCCAGCATCCCCGCCGCCGCGTGTGAGGCCCCCGAGGCGGGCGCAGGGTCCACCAGCGTGACGGGCCGCCCTTCGCGGGCCAGCCGCCAGGCCAGGGAGAGGCCGACGACCCCGCCGCCCACGATCACATCCATCCGCGCTCCCTTCGCCGGCATGATCCGGATCAGGTGTCTTGCGGTCGAAGGCCCGATGGCAGCCTTCCTCTCAGCCCGGTCACGGCCGGACTCCCGCGCGTCTTACGCCCCCAGCCTACGGCCTCGCTGCGACACCCGGACACCGGCCCACGTTAGGGTCATGAACGTGAACGAAGTCGTGGTGGTGGGAGCGGGCCTGGCCGGAGTGCGCACCGTGGAGGCGCTGCGCGCACGGGGGTTCGGGGGGCGGATCACGCTGGTCGGCGAGGAGCGGCATCGCCCCTACGACCGTCCACCGCTGTCCAAGGCCGTGCTGTTCGGCGACGCCGACACCAGCTACGTCGACACCGACCTGGCCGCGCTCGACGTGGAGTTCCAGGCGGGGGTCAGTGCCAAGGCGCTGCGTAAGGGGGTCGTGGAGACCACCGAGGGCGAGCTCCGCTACGACGGGCTGGTCATCGCCACCGGCGCCGAGCCGATCAGGCTGCCCGGCGACGGCCCGCAACACGTGCTGCGCACGCTCGACGACGCCCACGAGCTCAGGGCCATGCTCGTCCCCGGCGCCCGCGTCGTGATCATCGGCGCCGGCTGGATCG
This region includes:
- the thiS gene encoding sulfur carrier protein ThiS, whose translation is MINGASHEVADGMTVAQAVRTLTTATTGVAVAVNDEVVTRSSWETTALSDRDRVEVLTAVQGG
- the pknB gene encoding Stk1 family PASTA domain-containing Ser/Thr kinase, whose amino-acid sequence is MDTTTADPLVGRLLDGRYRIESRIARGGMATVYLALDVRLDRTVALKVMHRSLAEDPAFVRRFIGEAKSVARLSHPNVVHVFDQGTDTDVVYLSMEYVPGKTLRDILRERGRLPAREALEIMIPVLAALGAAHQAGMVHRDVKPENVLMTDDGRVKVVDFGLARAIEATNQTRTGVMIGTIGYMAPEQVTTGAADVRSDVYAAGIMLFELVTGQQPYDGATPMSVAYRHVHDTVPAPSSVVHDVPPLIDTLVAQATAREPDQRPADATAMLVAAVETHRMLPRLTNPPGSHPQGPSAAPHARTQVFNASGAASMPQPAPAHTMIQPRTEVPPPARRAGFKPHWFLVLLAGVMVVAVGVTGWYFAQPEMVSVPDLVGKNLALARKSAAAAGLKVQEAEGRNDEKTAAGLILRTDPAFGAEVEKGTTITLVPSLGPRRIVVPNTEGMTGDQARAKIAEAGLTVGVVKRLANQEIERDKVIRTSPQVGEKVRQSARVDIYVSAGMVMPDVDNMPKDEAAQYLGGLGFQVQVNEVDDDAEPCTVIAQTPKAKSEVDKGAQVMITVARCQRDFWDWLNRNGDNQARDDQQFALVPAVIGKNIGDAKAELEALGFKVRVQRLGNRGVVQFQRPLPNSERPQGSTVVLWQ
- a CDS encoding FAD-dependent oxidoreductase, whose translation is MDVIVGGGVVGLSLAWRLAREGRPVTLVDPAPASGASHAAAGMLAPVSEVTYTEVPLLRLGVASLRRWPGFAAELAADAGLPGAEALDLRSEGTLDVAFGADDLAALDELAAYLEKLELPVQRLTGRECRRLEPMLAPSVRGGLLAAGDSWVDPRRVTAALLAALDRRGVRLVRARVAELLRDGGQVTGGQVTGGQVTGGQVTGGQVTGGQVTGVRLEPPGDDDGRAELRADRVILAAGAWSAGLAEVPVRPVKGQIMRLRSPQPLLTRCVRGTVHGTPVYLVPRGDGELVVGATQEEMGFDTRVTAGGLYELLRDARELVPGITELEVSDVVAGLRPGTPDNLPLIGPSGTPGLALATGHHRGGVLLAPLTADILLGEEGELAAMCSPGRFRDIS
- a CDS encoding thiazole synthase, producing the protein MDDLIIAGESFSSRLIMGTGGAPSLEVLDQALAASGTELTTVAIRRLDPSARGSVLDVLRKRDIKVLPNTAGCFTAGEAVLTARLAREALGTNWIKVEVIADERTLLPDPIETFDAAERLVADGFVVLPYIGDDPALARRLEQAGCSAVMPLGGPIGSGLGIRNPHSIELIVEAVSVPVVLDAGIGTASDAALAMELGCAAVMLATAVTRAQQPELMALAMKQAVEAGRLARLAGRIPRRRYAEASSPMTP